In Paraburkholderia aromaticivorans, a single window of DNA contains:
- a CDS encoding electron transfer flavoprotein subunit beta/FixA family protein, giving the protein MKILVAVKRVVDSNVKVGARSDGTGIDMANVKMSMNPFDEIAVEEAVRLKEAGVATEVIAVSAGVTQCHETLRTALAIGADRAILIESNEELQPLAVAKLLKALVDREQPQLVILGKQAIDDDSNQTGQMLAALANLPQATFASKVTIADSEGQMRATVAREVDGGAETLSLTLPAVITTDLRLNEPRYVTLPNIIKAKKKPVETLKPEDLGVDVKPRLKTLKVAEPPKRSAGVKVPDVKTLVEKLKTEARVL; this is encoded by the coding sequence ATGAAGATTCTAGTTGCAGTGAAGCGGGTGGTCGACTCCAACGTAAAGGTTGGGGCGAGGTCAGACGGTACGGGCATCGACATGGCGAATGTGAAGATGTCGATGAACCCGTTCGACGAGATCGCGGTGGAGGAAGCGGTGCGTCTGAAGGAAGCGGGCGTCGCGACTGAGGTGATTGCAGTGTCGGCGGGTGTCACGCAGTGTCACGAAACGCTGCGCACGGCGCTGGCGATCGGTGCGGACCGTGCAATCCTGATCGAATCGAATGAGGAGCTGCAGCCGCTGGCGGTTGCGAAGCTGCTGAAGGCGCTGGTCGACAGGGAGCAGCCGCAGCTGGTGATTCTGGGCAAACAGGCCATCGACGATGACTCGAACCAGACCGGGCAGATGCTTGCTGCGCTGGCGAACCTTCCGCAGGCGACGTTTGCGTCGAAGGTGACCATCGCCGACAGCGAAGGACAAATGCGGGCGACCGTCGCCCGTGAAGTGGATGGCGGCGCGGAAACCCTGTCACTGACGCTGCCGGCGGTGATCACCACTGACCTGCGTCTCAATGAGCCGCGCTACGTGACGCTGCCCAACATCATCAAGGCGAAGAAGAAGCCGGTGGAAACGCTCAAGCCTGAAGACCTTGGCGTTGACGTGAAGCCGCGCCTGAAGACGCTGAAGGTTGCCGAGCCGCCGAAGCGCTCCGCCGGTGTGAAGGTGCCGGATGTGAAGACGCTGGTCGAGAAGCTGAAGACCGAAGCCAGGGTGCTTTAA